One window of the Candidatus Microbacterium colombiense genome contains the following:
- the lepB gene encoding signal peptidase I, with the protein MTSTARPENTTADAEQPRRGRPFRSVWFHVALALVLTLLVVAFIGQPSSSSMSPTLQPGDRLIVNRLAYIAADPAPGDVVVFRPDEAWGDRPAPSINWISAGLGWVGETTGIRPYVLVKRVIAGPGQTVECCDAQGAVLVDGKALDEPYVVDDLPFVAGSLDCDSTPISVRCFPAVTVPEIAYLVLGDNRANSADSAFPCRGVPDVDAGCFRWMTRDDVFGEAGPILWPVSRWGGP; encoded by the coding sequence GTGACCTCGACAGCGCGACCGGAGAACACGACCGCCGACGCGGAACAGCCTCGTCGCGGGCGCCCGTTCCGCAGCGTCTGGTTCCACGTCGCGTTGGCTCTCGTGCTGACGCTGCTGGTGGTGGCCTTCATCGGCCAGCCGTCATCGAGCTCCATGTCGCCCACGCTGCAGCCGGGCGACCGCTTGATCGTGAATCGTCTCGCCTACATCGCCGCCGATCCCGCCCCCGGGGACGTCGTCGTCTTCCGCCCGGATGAGGCGTGGGGCGACCGACCCGCTCCGAGCATCAATTGGATCTCGGCCGGCCTCGGCTGGGTCGGGGAGACGACGGGCATCAGGCCCTACGTGCTCGTGAAACGCGTGATCGCAGGCCCAGGACAGACGGTCGAGTGCTGCGACGCCCAGGGGGCGGTGCTGGTCGACGGCAAGGCGCTGGACGAGCCGTATGTCGTCGACGATCTGCCGTTCGTCGCCGGTTCTCTGGATTGCGATTCGACGCCGATCTCCGTTCGCTGCTTCCCCGCCGTCACCGTGCCGGAAATTGCTTACCTCGTGCTCGGCGACAACCGCGCGAACTCCGCCGATTCGGCGTTCCCCTGCCGGGGCGTTCCCGACGTGGATGCCGGATGCTTCCGCTGGATGACCCGCGACGATGTGTTCGGCGAGGCCGGGCCGATCCTGTGGCCGGTCAGCCGCTGGGGCGGGCCGTAG
- a CDS encoding DUF418 domain-containing protein: MSREAEVDAERTSSSAAPVPMAARLVIPDVLRGVAIVAMLIAHASAFVPSKPGALDFITAMFSEMASPLFALVMGMSAQLVWSRRPSVRRTLVQQVVRGLFLIVLGVWMATWGSWVAIILAHLGVLLIVGVPILLARTPWVIGIAAGVLVLSEPLVALGRGWAWAYTAPSPVRDVLEWTLMSPHYRLINLLPFFLVGGLLIRHGLRRDTLLWALGAIGVLSYLGWAAAVYLDIATTVSGNYIDTLRDIGLVFTVYALVVFAATARRDGARRFWDAVFVPLRACGQVALSLYVLHVGLIAVWNTANGRPIDNVYLGWLVIVPGMIVIGWLWWRFVGTGPVEWVMGWITGRRKRLRRR, from the coding sequence ATGAGCCGAGAAGCCGAGGTCGACGCTGAGCGCACGAGTTCGTCCGCGGCCCCGGTGCCCATGGCTGCTCGGCTCGTGATCCCCGATGTGCTGCGCGGCGTCGCCATCGTGGCGATGCTGATCGCGCACGCCTCGGCCTTCGTGCCGAGCAAGCCGGGCGCGCTCGACTTCATCACGGCCATGTTCAGCGAGATGGCGTCGCCCCTGTTCGCGCTGGTCATGGGCATGTCGGCGCAGCTCGTGTGGAGCCGCCGTCCGTCTGTCCGTCGCACGCTCGTGCAGCAGGTCGTGCGCGGACTGTTCCTGATCGTGCTCGGCGTGTGGATGGCGACGTGGGGGTCGTGGGTCGCGATCATCCTGGCCCATCTCGGAGTGCTTCTCATCGTGGGGGTGCCGATCCTGCTCGCCCGCACGCCCTGGGTCATCGGCATCGCGGCGGGAGTCCTCGTGCTCAGCGAGCCCCTGGTGGCGCTCGGTCGAGGCTGGGCGTGGGCCTATACGGCACCGTCGCCCGTGCGCGACGTGCTGGAGTGGACGCTGATGAGCCCGCACTACCGGCTCATCAACCTCCTGCCCTTCTTCCTCGTCGGTGGCCTGCTCATCCGGCACGGGCTGCGTCGAGACACGCTCCTGTGGGCGCTCGGAGCGATCGGTGTGCTGTCCTACCTGGGGTGGGCGGCGGCCGTGTATCTGGATATCGCGACGACCGTCTCCGGCAACTACATCGATACGCTCCGCGACATCGGTCTCGTCTTCACCGTGTACGCCCTCGTAGTGTTCGCCGCCACAGCGCGACGAGATGGCGCGCGTCGCTTCTGGGACGCCGTCTTCGTCCCTCTGCGCGCCTGTGGACAGGTCGCCTTGTCGCTGTACGTGCTGCACGTGGGCTTGATCGCCGTGTGGAACACCGCGAACGGGCGTCCGATCGACAACGTCTACCTCGGGTGGCTCGTGATCGTCCCGGGCATGATCGTCATCGGCTGGCTCTGGTGGCGCTTCGTCGGCACCGGCCCCGTGGAATGGGTCATGGGCTGGATCACCGGCCGCCGGAAGCGACTGCGTCGCCGCTGA
- a CDS encoding helix-turn-helix domain-containing protein: MISTVAHLIDDRELSQHGIRRIGDRPGLGSRERVVGGVLLLGMSGGTSELALDTVAAYPDHAVFGFVETQGMWSRLDGEPWVETDGGLVIAPQGITRRLRWSGPWRVVAALVPRAAVASFVPALPQDAAVYTERRLLDSSVQRFIGSLLDADAEASAIEQYAIEQLVMEMTGALLLDRVGGVSGQGSPHAVLRERAIAVIAQQCGDPSLNPSRVAREVQSSLRQLQLVFSESDNSVAGEIRRQRARLAHSLLVDSRYDVLSIDQIAHRAGFNSPMSLRRALDEAYETTPRALRAARRA, encoded by the coding sequence GTGATCAGTACCGTCGCACATCTGATCGATGACCGCGAGCTGTCCCAACACGGCATCCGCCGGATCGGCGACAGACCAGGCCTCGGATCCCGCGAGCGCGTCGTCGGCGGCGTGCTTCTGCTCGGCATGAGCGGCGGCACGTCGGAGCTCGCACTCGACACGGTCGCCGCGTACCCCGACCACGCGGTGTTCGGATTCGTCGAGACGCAGGGCATGTGGTCACGACTCGATGGGGAACCGTGGGTCGAGACCGACGGCGGCCTGGTGATCGCCCCGCAGGGAATCACGCGCCGTCTTCGCTGGTCCGGTCCCTGGCGCGTCGTCGCCGCACTCGTACCCCGGGCCGCCGTCGCGTCCTTCGTACCCGCGCTGCCGCAGGACGCCGCCGTGTACACCGAACGGCGACTCCTCGATTCGTCGGTTCAGCGCTTCATCGGCAGCCTCTTGGACGCCGATGCCGAGGCATCGGCCATCGAGCAGTACGCGATCGAGCAGCTGGTCATGGAGATGACCGGTGCGCTCCTGCTGGACCGCGTCGGCGGAGTGTCCGGACAGGGCTCCCCCCACGCCGTGCTGCGAGAACGCGCGATCGCGGTGATCGCGCAGCAGTGCGGCGATCCGAGCCTGAATCCGTCGCGTGTGGCGCGGGAGGTGCAGTCCTCGCTCCGCCAGCTCCAGCTCGTCTTCTCAGAGTCCGACAACAGCGTCGCCGGTGAGATCCGACGCCAGCGGGCACGTCTCGCGCACTCCCTCCTCGTCGACAGCCGCTACGACGTGCTGAGCATCGACCAGATCGCGCATCGAGCCGGATTCAACTCTCCGATGAGCCTCCGTCGCGCCCTCGACGAGGCGTACGAGACGACGCCGCGCGCACTCCGCGCCGCCCGCCGCGCGTAG
- a CDS encoding polysaccharide biosynthesis tyrosine autokinase — translation MELSDYFRILRAHWIVILVATVLGAGAAFGWSAIQPRVYAADTTGIVTSVGGDGTSGAALVGNQLAQSRVKSYLNLGSWRAVAEHAIDDLGLDATPEALVSRVSVTNPTDTTALKVTATGATPETAQALAEAWMRGMAIEIEKLEGGTEATPAAVSLIVGDSARLPTSPSSPNTRLNLIIGALVGLALGLLYAFVRHTVDRRIRHPRDIERETGISVIGTLPLEKTMDGERQVIDFSLDTQHGVSHHTIESMRELRTNLQFIDVDNPPRVIVVTSSVPGDGKSTVAVNLASSLAAAGQWAILIDCDLRRPVIADIFGISKDVGLTDILAGRAELQDVAHRPNADVPLAVLGAGRIPPNPSELLGSHRMRDFLADISKSAIVILDSPPVLPVTDAAVLAAGADGVLLVASSGKTTFDMLQRAIDNISRTTGRVLGVVLNKVPRKGAESAYYGREYYGAYERYGRDPEETAGAEPEPGVRRRGAQT, via the coding sequence GTGGAACTGAGCGACTACTTCCGGATACTTCGCGCGCACTGGATCGTGATCCTCGTGGCGACCGTGCTCGGCGCGGGAGCGGCGTTCGGGTGGAGTGCGATACAGCCCCGCGTGTACGCGGCCGACACCACCGGAATCGTCACGTCCGTCGGCGGAGACGGAACGTCCGGCGCCGCCCTCGTGGGCAACCAGCTCGCCCAGAGCCGCGTCAAGTCCTATCTGAATCTCGGGTCATGGCGTGCTGTCGCCGAACACGCGATCGACGACCTGGGCCTGGACGCGACTCCGGAGGCGCTGGTCTCCCGGGTGTCCGTGACCAACCCCACCGATACGACGGCCCTCAAGGTCACGGCGACCGGTGCGACGCCCGAGACCGCGCAAGCCCTGGCTGAAGCCTGGATGCGCGGCATGGCGATCGAGATCGAGAAGCTCGAAGGCGGCACCGAGGCGACCCCGGCCGCCGTCAGCCTCATCGTGGGAGACTCCGCCCGCCTCCCCACCAGCCCGTCCTCGCCGAACACGCGCCTGAATCTGATCATCGGCGCCCTGGTGGGACTCGCGCTCGGCCTCCTCTACGCCTTCGTCCGCCATACGGTCGACCGTCGCATCCGCCACCCGCGCGACATCGAGCGCGAGACCGGCATCTCGGTCATCGGCACGCTGCCACTCGAGAAGACGATGGACGGCGAACGGCAAGTGATCGACTTCTCACTCGACACGCAGCACGGGGTCTCGCATCACACGATCGAGTCGATGCGCGAGCTGCGCACGAACCTGCAGTTCATCGACGTCGACAACCCCCCGCGCGTCATCGTGGTCACGAGTTCCGTTCCCGGCGACGGCAAGTCGACGGTCGCCGTGAACCTGGCGTCGAGCCTGGCCGCGGCAGGCCAGTGGGCGATCCTCATCGATTGCGACCTGCGCCGCCCTGTGATCGCCGACATCTTCGGCATCTCCAAGGACGTGGGACTCACCGACATCCTCGCCGGACGCGCCGAGCTGCAGGACGTCGCCCACCGCCCGAACGCCGACGTGCCGCTCGCGGTGCTCGGTGCCGGTCGGATCCCGCCGAACCCGAGCGAGCTTCTCGGGTCGCACAGGATGCGAGACTTCCTGGCCGACATCAGCAAGTCCGCCATCGTGATCCTCGACTCTCCTCCCGTACTCCCGGTCACCGACGCCGCGGTGCTCGCGGCAGGCGCCGACGGCGTGCTGCTGGTCGCATCGTCGGGCAAGACCACGTTCGACATGCTGCAGCGCGCGATCGACAACATCTCCCGCACCACGGGCCGAGTGCTCGGGGTCGTGCTCAACAAGGTTCCGCGCAAGGGCGCGGAGTCGGCCTACTACGGCCGCGAGTACTACGGGGCGTACGAGCGCTACGGTCGCGATCCCGAAGAAACGGCCGGCGCGGAGCCGGAGCCCGGCGTACGGCGCCGCGGCGCTCAGACCTGA
- a CDS encoding low molecular weight phosphatase family protein, giving the protein MSFPFSDAPPGGRSRRELREQNRPQKDKPVPLADLLGEPSTAGSNTGAPTILTVCTGNICRSPQAEVLLRRRLEGVGVRVHSAGTHALVGHGMTDQAQQIAVRSGARVDAAAAHAARYLVEPLLIESDLILTMAGEHRSHVVKMMPSRLRQTFTVREFARLAATVTDEAIRTAADTAGDAPPARLRAAIRMLSGQRGLSLSTEEDDDVIDPYRRSWETYEMSAAQLLPAIDEVERVVRAALS; this is encoded by the coding sequence ATGAGCTTCCCCTTCAGCGATGCACCTCCTGGCGGCCGCAGCCGGCGCGAGTTGCGCGAGCAGAACCGACCGCAGAAGGACAAGCCGGTTCCGCTCGCCGACCTGCTCGGCGAGCCCTCCACCGCAGGCTCGAACACGGGCGCTCCCACGATCCTGACGGTCTGCACCGGCAACATCTGCCGCTCGCCGCAGGCGGAAGTCCTGCTGCGCCGACGACTCGAAGGCGTGGGCGTGCGCGTTCACAGCGCGGGGACGCATGCCCTGGTCGGGCATGGGATGACCGATCAGGCGCAGCAGATCGCCGTGCGCTCCGGAGCACGAGTCGACGCCGCCGCCGCACACGCAGCCCGCTATCTGGTCGAGCCCCTCCTGATCGAATCCGACCTGATCCTGACGATGGCGGGAGAGCACCGCTCTCACGTCGTGAAGATGATGCCGAGCAGGCTTCGCCAGACATTCACCGTGCGCGAGTTCGCCCGGCTGGCCGCAACGGTCACGGACGAGGCCATCCGCACAGCGGCGGACACCGCCGGAGATGCGCCGCCCGCCCGCCTCCGTGCCGCCATCCGGATGCTCAGCGGTCAGCGGGGCCTGTCCCTCTCCACAGAGGAGGACGACGACGTGATCGATCCCTATCGCCGGTCGTGGGAGACGTACGAGATGTCCGCGGCGCAACTCCTGCCGGCCATCGACGAGGTCGAGCGCGTCGTTCGCGCGGCGCTGAGCTGA
- a CDS encoding VanZ family protein, with translation MPESRTPTVAMLARALLVPYVLGLALIVWLPASIAGRVTGLAFRLAEFVSAHFGIALSTSYTLFEFLANIALFVPFGLLVAAAWPRTSPWLIILFGYATSATIELVQSLLPSRFPTISDVIANTIGTVIGCLALHAVLQMSHAGRRIRASSLRA, from the coding sequence ATGCCCGAGTCCCGCACCCCGACCGTCGCGATGCTCGCCCGGGCGCTACTGGTTCCGTACGTGCTCGGTCTGGCGCTGATCGTGTGGCTGCCGGCGTCCATCGCCGGCCGCGTCACCGGACTCGCGTTCCGTCTCGCGGAGTTCGTGTCCGCACATTTCGGCATCGCACTCTCGACCAGCTACACGCTGTTCGAGTTCCTCGCCAACATCGCCCTCTTCGTACCCTTCGGCCTGTTGGTGGCGGCGGCCTGGCCGCGCACCAGCCCCTGGCTCATCATCCTCTTCGGTTACGCGACGAGCGCCACCATCGAACTCGTGCAGTCGCTGCTCCCGAGTCGATTCCCGACGATCTCCGACGTCATCGCGAACACGATCGGCACGGTGATCGGCTGCCTCGCCCTCCATGCCGTCCTGCAGATGAGTCATGCCGGCAGGCGGATCAGAGCCTCTAGCCTGAGGGCATGA
- a CDS encoding Ppx/GppA family phosphatase — MRLGVLDIGSNTVHMLAADVRPGGRPLATTSDRTVLRLMRYLTPDGAISEEGVQALEAAVAQARRVADAERVDALLATATSAVRDARNGADVIARIEAALGQPLQVLDGETEAELTFLAVRRWFGWSAGRLLLFDIGGGSLEIAAGGEEMPDAAASVPLGAGRMTVQFLPHDPPGEEDVERLRAYATHTLAGILPQFSKLGRPDHVVGSSKAIRSLARLVGYPAPGWSGSERMLLPRASLGSWIPRLARLPASARQELPGITPDRTFQIVAAAVALHAAMTALEVDELEVSPWALREGVLLRYIEQLSWSGTRA; from the coding sequence GTGCGCCTGGGAGTCCTCGACATCGGATCGAACACCGTCCATATGCTCGCCGCCGACGTCCGCCCCGGCGGCCGACCGCTCGCGACGACGAGTGATCGGACGGTGCTGCGCCTCATGCGTTACCTCACGCCCGACGGCGCGATCTCGGAAGAAGGCGTGCAGGCGCTCGAGGCGGCGGTCGCTCAGGCGCGTCGCGTCGCCGATGCCGAGCGGGTCGATGCGCTGCTCGCGACGGCGACGAGTGCGGTGCGCGATGCACGTAATGGCGCCGACGTGATCGCTCGCATCGAGGCAGCGCTCGGGCAGCCGCTCCAAGTGCTCGACGGCGAGACCGAGGCCGAACTGACCTTTCTCGCGGTACGCCGCTGGTTCGGCTGGTCGGCAGGCCGACTCCTGCTGTTCGACATCGGTGGCGGCTCGTTGGAGATCGCCGCGGGCGGGGAGGAGATGCCCGACGCCGCGGCATCCGTTCCTCTGGGTGCCGGACGCATGACGGTGCAGTTCCTGCCTCACGACCCGCCGGGCGAAGAGGACGTGGAGCGCCTCCGGGCGTACGCCACGCACACGCTCGCCGGAATTCTGCCGCAGTTCTCGAAACTCGGCCGCCCCGACCACGTCGTTGGCTCGTCGAAAGCCATCCGCTCGCTGGCACGCCTGGTCGGCTACCCGGCACCCGGGTGGTCGGGATCGGAGCGGATGCTGCTCCCGCGCGCATCGCTCGGCTCGTGGATCCCCCGTCTCGCCCGGCTTCCCGCCTCCGCACGCCAGGAGTTGCCCGGCATCACCCCGGATCGGACCTTCCAGATCGTCGCCGCCGCCGTGGCGTTGCATGCGGCGATGACCGCTTTGGAGGTCGATGAGCTCGAGGTCTCACCCTGGGCGCTGCGAGAGGGCGTGCTGTTGCGTTACATCGAGCAGCTCAGCTGGAGTGGCACACGTGCGTGA
- the coaA gene encoding type I pantothenate kinase, whose translation MTTVDPALPLSPYREIGRAEWAHLAADLDQPLSETEVVEVRGIGDRLSMTEVREVYLPLSRLLSLYATSTKRLGAATSSFLQEDDTTTPFVVGVAGSVAVGKSTIARLLRELMSRWPGTPRVELVTTDGFLYPNAELERRGLMERKGFPESYDRRALLEFLTEVKSGAAEVRAPFYSHMRYDIVPDAHVVVRRPDVVIVEGLNVLQPPPAPNDVAVSDLFDFSIFVDADTSHIEKWYVDRFLALRQGAFSNPSSYFNVFAHLTDEEAITTALGYWNEINMPNLVENVMPTKHRARLVLRKGIDHDVESVLLRKL comes from the coding sequence GTGACCACCGTCGACCCCGCGCTGCCGCTGTCTCCCTACCGGGAGATCGGCCGCGCTGAATGGGCGCATCTCGCCGCCGATCTCGATCAACCGCTGAGTGAGACCGAGGTCGTCGAGGTCCGCGGCATCGGCGACCGGCTGAGCATGACCGAGGTGCGCGAGGTCTACCTGCCGCTGAGTCGACTTCTCAGCCTCTACGCCACGTCGACCAAGCGGCTCGGCGCCGCGACGAGTTCGTTCCTGCAGGAAGACGACACGACGACGCCATTCGTGGTCGGCGTGGCCGGCTCCGTCGCGGTGGGTAAATCGACGATCGCCCGACTGCTGCGCGAACTCATGAGCCGGTGGCCGGGGACTCCGCGGGTGGAGCTGGTGACGACGGATGGCTTCCTCTATCCCAACGCGGAGCTCGAGCGCCGCGGTCTCATGGAACGCAAGGGATTCCCGGAGTCCTACGACCGTCGCGCGCTGCTCGAGTTCCTCACCGAGGTGAAGAGCGGGGCCGCCGAGGTGCGCGCACCCTTCTATTCGCACATGCGCTACGACATCGTGCCCGACGCGCACGTGGTCGTGCGCCGCCCCGACGTCGTCATCGTCGAGGGCCTGAACGTGCTCCAGCCTCCGCCCGCCCCGAACGATGTGGCGGTGAGCGACCTGTTCGACTTCTCGATCTTCGTCGACGCCGATACCTCGCACATCGAGAAGTGGTACGTCGACCGGTTCCTCGCTCTGCGGCAGGGGGCGTTCAGCAACCCGTCGTCGTACTTCAACGTCTTCGCCCATCTCACCGACGAAGAGGCGATCACGACGGCGCTCGGCTACTGGAACGAGATCAACATGCCCAACCTGGTCGAGAACGTGATGCCGACCAAGCATCGTGCGCGACTGGTGCTGCGCAAGGGTATCGATCACGACGTCGAGAGCGTGCTGCTGCGCAAACTCTGA
- the glmS gene encoding glutamine--fructose-6-phosphate transaminase (isomerizing), whose translation MCGIVGYVGPRPSQDILLAGLARLEYRGYDSAGVAVIDGDGALGMRKKAGKLAKLRDSLTDAPLPDGTTGIGHTRWATHGGPTDLNAHPHLADDDKLAVIHNGIIENFSALREELLADGVVFRSETDTEVAAALLGREYAGNGGDLELAFRGVVNRLEGAFTLLAMHQDHPGLVVGARRNSPLVIGLGEGENFLGSDVAAFIEHTRKALAIGQDQIVSITPDAVTVIDFAGTPVEAEPFDVSWDAAAAEKGGWSSFMAKEVAEQPEAVANTIRGRIHDGQVVIPELDGLDELFVGINRVIITACGTASYAALVGKYAIEQWARVAVDVELAHEFRYRDPVIGADTLVVSISQSGETMDTLMAVKYARERGARTLSVCNTQGATIPRESDAVVYTHAGPEVAVASTKAFSAQITALLLLGLHMGRVRGAVADASVDVAELAALPEKIAKVLASEQEHVTQLAGWMADTRSVLFLGRHVGYPIALEGALKLKEISYIHAEGFAAGELKHGPIALIEPGQPVFVLVPSPRHSALVHSKVVSNIQEIRARGARVIVIAEEGDAAVLPFADEVIHIPLAGAMFEPLLAVVPLQIFAMALATAKGLDVDQPRNLAKSVTVE comes from the coding sequence ATGTGTGGAATCGTCGGATACGTGGGCCCGCGCCCCAGCCAGGACATCCTTCTCGCCGGGCTCGCCCGCCTCGAGTACCGCGGCTATGACTCTGCCGGCGTCGCCGTGATCGATGGCGACGGTGCGCTGGGCATGCGTAAGAAGGCGGGCAAGCTCGCCAAGCTGCGCGATTCGTTGACCGATGCTCCGCTGCCGGACGGCACGACGGGAATCGGTCACACCCGCTGGGCGACGCACGGCGGGCCGACCGACCTGAACGCGCATCCGCACCTCGCCGATGACGACAAGCTCGCCGTCATCCACAACGGCATCATCGAGAACTTCTCCGCCCTGCGTGAGGAACTGCTCGCCGACGGCGTCGTGTTCCGCAGCGAGACCGACACCGAAGTGGCCGCAGCCCTCCTTGGTCGGGAGTACGCGGGCAACGGGGGCGACCTGGAACTGGCATTCCGAGGCGTGGTCAACCGCCTCGAGGGCGCTTTCACCCTGCTGGCCATGCACCAGGACCACCCGGGGCTCGTCGTCGGCGCTCGCCGCAACTCCCCGCTCGTGATCGGTCTGGGCGAGGGCGAGAACTTCCTCGGCTCCGACGTCGCCGCCTTCATCGAGCACACCCGCAAGGCGCTGGCGATCGGTCAGGACCAGATCGTCTCGATCACCCCGGATGCCGTCACCGTCATCGACTTCGCCGGTACTCCGGTCGAGGCCGAGCCCTTCGACGTGTCGTGGGATGCCGCCGCCGCGGAGAAGGGCGGATGGTCCAGCTTCATGGCGAAGGAAGTCGCCGAGCAGCCCGAGGCCGTCGCGAACACGATCCGCGGTCGCATCCACGACGGTCAGGTCGTGATCCCCGAGCTCGACGGCCTGGACGAGCTCTTCGTGGGCATCAACCGCGTCATCATCACCGCGTGCGGCACGGCGTCGTACGCCGCGCTCGTCGGCAAGTACGCGATCGAGCAGTGGGCCCGCGTCGCCGTCGATGTCGAGCTCGCCCACGAGTTCCGCTACCGCGACCCGGTGATCGGCGCCGACACCCTCGTCGTCTCGATCAGCCAGTCCGGTGAGACGATGGACACCCTCATGGCGGTCAAGTACGCCCGTGAGCGCGGTGCCCGCACCCTCTCGGTCTGCAACACACAGGGTGCGACCATCCCTCGCGAGTCCGACGCGGTCGTCTACACGCACGCCGGACCAGAGGTCGCCGTGGCCTCGACCAAGGCCTTCTCCGCGCAGATCACCGCACTGCTGCTGCTCGGTCTGCACATGGGGCGCGTGCGCGGGGCCGTCGCGGATGCCTCGGTCGACGTCGCCGAGCTCGCCGCGCTTCCGGAGAAGATCGCCAAGGTGCTCGCCAGCGAGCAGGAGCACGTCACGCAGCTGGCCGGGTGGATGGCCGACACGCGTTCGGTGCTGTTCCTGGGACGTCACGTGGGCTACCCGATCGCGCTCGAGGGTGCGCTCAAGCTCAAGGAGATCTCCTATATCCACGCCGAGGGATTCGCCGCCGGCGAGCTCAAGCACGGCCCGATCGCACTGATCGAGCCCGGCCAGCCGGTGTTCGTGCTCGTGCCGTCGCCGCGTCACTCCGCGCTGGTCCACTCGAAGGTCGTCTCGAACATCCAGGAGATCCGCGCACGCGGTGCCCGGGTGATCGTGATCGCCGAGGAGGGCGACGCCGCCGTGTTGCCGTTCGCCGATGAGGTCATCCACATCCCGCTCGCGGGTGCGATGTTCGAGCCGCTGCTCGCGGTCGTCCCGCTGCAGATCTTCGCGATGGCTCTGGCCACCGCCAAGGGCCTCGACGTCGACCAGCCGCGCAACCTCGCGAAGTCCGTCACAGTCGAGTAA
- a CDS encoding holo-ACP synthase gives MIIGTGIDLVDIPRFERTLERTPRLLERLFAPTERTLRLASLAARYAAKEALIKALGGSDGVHWTEIEIASEPSGRPYFVLSGTTAAVIEERGIAHLHLTMSHDAGFATAFVVAEGEPL, from the coding sequence GTGATCATCGGGACCGGCATCGACCTCGTGGACATCCCGCGATTCGAGCGGACACTCGAGCGCACGCCACGCCTTCTGGAGCGCCTCTTCGCCCCGACGGAGCGCACGCTGCGGCTGGCGTCGCTCGCCGCCAGGTACGCCGCGAAAGAGGCGCTCATCAAGGCGCTGGGCGGCTCGGACGGCGTGCACTGGACCGAGATCGAGATCGCATCCGAACCGTCGGGGCGCCCGTACTTCGTGCTCTCGGGCACCACCGCGGCGGTCATCGAAGAACGCGGCATCGCACACTTGCATCTCACCATGTCCCATGACGCGGGGTTCGCCACCGCATTCGTCGTCGCCGAAGGAGAGCCGCTGTGA
- the alr gene encoding alanine racemase: MTVPFREATIELDAIADNVRHFRRLTGVEVIAVVKANAYGHGAAAVAVAALSAGATRLGVAEIPEALELRRQGIHAPIMAWLHAPGERFAQAAAENIELGISSFDQLEAAALVATVDHPVSVHLKFETGLSRNGIAPADWGRVLAEAARLERIGRLRIVGLFSHLSNTSVEDDRAALAKFDEGVAAAAALGIRPQIRHIAATAAAIDHPEMRLDAVRIGIGLYGLSPFDDRSSAELGLRPAMTLRGAIAAVRRVPAGSGVSYGYDHRTERDTTLALVPLGYADGVPRHASGRLPVSIGGHRFTNAGRIAMDQFVVDVGDTPISIGDEVVLFGDPTLGVPSAADWADAAGTINYEIVTRIGARVPRRSS; encoded by the coding sequence GTGACCGTCCCGTTCCGCGAGGCCACGATCGAGCTCGACGCGATCGCCGACAACGTGCGGCACTTCCGACGACTCACGGGAGTGGAGGTCATCGCGGTCGTGAAGGCCAACGCCTACGGGCATGGCGCCGCCGCCGTCGCTGTCGCCGCGCTGTCGGCAGGAGCGACGCGACTCGGTGTGGCCGAGATCCCGGAAGCGCTCGAGCTGCGGCGACAGGGCATCCACGCGCCGATCATGGCCTGGCTGCACGCGCCGGGTGAGCGGTTCGCGCAGGCGGCGGCCGAGAACATCGAACTGGGCATCTCCTCCTTCGATCAGCTCGAAGCCGCAGCTCTCGTGGCCACCGTCGATCATCCGGTCAGCGTGCACCTGAAGTTCGAGACCGGTCTGTCGCGCAACGGCATCGCCCCGGCCGACTGGGGGCGTGTGCTCGCCGAAGCCGCACGCCTGGAACGGATCGGGAGGCTGCGGATCGTGGGGTTGTTCAGCCACCTCTCGAACACGTCTGTCGAGGACGACCGTGCCGCGCTCGCCAAGTTCGACGAGGGGGTCGCTGCGGCGGCTGCGCTCGGCATCCGCCCGCAGATCCGTCACATCGCCGCCACCGCTGCCGCCATCGATCACCCGGAGATGCGGCTCGACGCCGTGCGCATCGGCATCGGGCTGTACGGACTCTCGCCGTTCGACGACCGCTCGTCGGCCGAACTCGGCCTGCGCCCCGCGATGACGCTGCGCGGTGCCATCGCGGCGGTGCGTCGCGTTCCCGCGGGCTCGGGTGTCTCGTACGGCTATGACCACCGCACCGAGCGCGACACCACGCTCGCGCTCGTGCCGCTGGGCTACGCCGACGGTGTGCCTCGTCACGCGTCGGGCCGGCTGCCGGTCAGCATCGGCGGACACCGCTTCACCAACGCCGGGCGCATCGCGATGGACCAGTTCGTGGTGGACGTGGGCGACACGCCCATCTCGATCGGCGACGAGGTCGTGCTGTTCGGCGACCCCACGCTCGGCGTGCCTTCGGCCGCCGACTGGGCGGACGCCGCCGGCACCATCAACTACGAGATCGTCACGCGCATCGGTGCGAGGGTTCCCCGGAGATCGTCATGA